In Mycobacterium gallinarum, a single window of DNA contains:
- a CDS encoding CaiB/BaiF CoA-transferase family protein, whose amino-acid sequence MGPLNGYTVIDLSVGIAGAYCTKLLAEAGATVIKVEPPEGDPLRRWSASGAEIAPGDDGALFSFLACSKHSVVADPDDDIDDVNALLDGADAVVWSRGSTVAEHVVLTPAAILSAHPHLTVTSITPFGLDGPWSDRPATEFTLQAWSGGIVGLGRGSADRAPVYVGGQVGEYLAGAYASAATLASRLRGGAELVDLSMLETQILGLTYYPVAYYEMLGRPWRDARRLTVPGIARARDGLIDIGCGTAQQWFDLCAMTGHQDWIDEDSPLSITEQANEKSDELYAWVESQTVDEIRDLATAFRIPNAPVANGANVTGLDHFVERGSFVVNPRDGFSQPGHPYRMSPMVLREPEPAPRLGEHTQHYRSRDSHPRREGDAISVGLPFSGLRVLDMTTFWAGPSCTHILAMLGAEVIHVESTRRPDGTRLIAGIPVTEDQWWEKSPIFSGLNTNKKGLTLDLQSAAGREVLNRLIATCDVIVENFTPRVIDQIGLDFAAVQAIRPDVVMLRMPGFGLDGPWRDNPAFAYVIEAASGISWLTGYPDRNPYEPYSVGDPNAGIHALNALLVALEHRRRTGHGMLVEAAMVDAALSVAAEQPIEFSAYGALLNRDGNRGPTAAPQNLYRTNEIDEFGRADCWVAVAVETDEQWAGLCEAVERRDWATDAELSTATGRRARRDDIDEHIAKWCIDRTGDDIVDALWERGVPVAKVMQPHRQTEIAQLAARGFFEDVGHPVNARTPHSTLPFTFSRGPERVHTAPAPLLGQHNHELLSELGLTNDEIAELEAQGVIGHAPAMGPSKAKTG is encoded by the coding sequence GTGGGGCCGCTGAACGGCTATACCGTCATCGACCTGTCCGTCGGCATCGCGGGTGCCTACTGCACCAAACTGCTCGCCGAGGCCGGCGCCACGGTCATCAAAGTCGAGCCGCCCGAGGGTGATCCACTGCGCCGATGGTCGGCCTCGGGTGCCGAGATCGCACCGGGTGACGACGGGGCGTTGTTCAGTTTCCTCGCGTGTTCGAAGCACAGCGTGGTCGCGGACCCGGACGACGACATCGATGACGTCAACGCGTTACTCGACGGCGCCGACGCGGTCGTGTGGTCGCGCGGGTCGACCGTCGCCGAACATGTCGTGCTCACACCTGCCGCGATCCTGTCCGCACACCCCCACCTGACGGTCACCTCGATCACGCCGTTCGGTCTCGACGGGCCCTGGTCTGACCGTCCCGCAACGGAGTTCACGCTGCAGGCGTGGTCTGGCGGTATCGTCGGCCTCGGTCGCGGCTCGGCCGATCGCGCACCCGTGTACGTCGGCGGGCAGGTCGGTGAGTACCTGGCGGGTGCCTATGCGAGCGCCGCGACGCTGGCGTCGCGATTGCGGGGCGGCGCAGAACTGGTCGACCTGTCGATGCTGGAGACCCAGATCCTCGGCCTGACCTATTACCCGGTGGCCTACTACGAGATGCTGGGCAGGCCATGGCGCGATGCCAGGCGGTTGACGGTGCCCGGGATTGCCCGCGCCAGAGACGGTCTCATCGACATCGGCTGCGGCACCGCGCAGCAGTGGTTCGACCTGTGCGCGATGACGGGGCATCAGGACTGGATCGACGAGGATTCGCCGCTGTCGATCACCGAGCAGGCCAACGAGAAGTCCGATGAGCTGTACGCGTGGGTCGAGAGTCAGACCGTCGACGAGATCAGGGACCTGGCCACCGCGTTCCGGATACCGAACGCCCCGGTTGCCAACGGGGCCAACGTCACCGGTCTCGATCACTTCGTCGAGCGTGGCTCCTTCGTGGTCAACCCCCGTGATGGCTTCTCCCAACCCGGCCATCCCTATCGGATGTCGCCGATGGTGCTTCGCGAGCCGGAACCTGCGCCGCGGCTGGGTGAACACACCCAGCACTACCGTTCGCGCGACAGTCATCCGCGTCGCGAAGGCGACGCCATCTCGGTCGGCCTACCGTTCAGTGGGCTGCGTGTACTCGATATGACGACGTTTTGGGCGGGCCCGTCGTGCACACACATCCTCGCGATGCTCGGCGCCGAAGTCATTCACGTGGAATCGACCCGGCGTCCCGACGGCACCCGGCTGATCGCTGGTATTCCCGTCACCGAGGACCAATGGTGGGAGAAGTCGCCGATCTTCTCCGGGCTCAACACGAACAAGAAGGGGTTGACTCTTGATCTGCAGAGCGCGGCCGGTCGCGAGGTACTCAACCGCCTCATCGCCACCTGCGATGTGATCGTCGAGAACTTCACGCCCCGCGTGATCGATCAGATCGGTCTCGATTTCGCTGCCGTGCAGGCTATTCGGCCGGACGTCGTCATGCTGCGGATGCCCGGCTTCGGTTTGGACGGCCCGTGGCGCGACAACCCGGCCTTCGCCTACGTGATCGAAGCCGCATCGGGAATCAGCTGGCTGACCGGTTATCCCGACCGCAACCCGTACGAGCCTTATTCGGTCGGCGACCCGAACGCCGGCATTCATGCTCTCAACGCCCTGCTCGTGGCGCTCGAGCACCGGCGCCGCACCGGGCACGGAATGCTCGTCGAGGCCGCGATGGTCGACGCCGCACTGAGCGTGGCCGCCGAACAACCCATCGAGTTCTCCGCCTACGGCGCACTGCTGAACCGCGACGGCAACCGCGGACCGACCGCCGCACCGCAGAACTTGTACCGCACCAACGAGATCGACGAGTTCGGGCGTGCCGACTGCTGGGTTGCTGTCGCGGTTGAGACCGACGAGCAATGGGCGGGTCTCTGCGAGGCCGTCGAGCGCCGCGACTGGGCGACGGACGCCGAATTGAGCACCGCGACGGGCAGGCGCGCCCGCCGCGACGACATCGACGAGCACATCGCTAAGTGGTGCATAGACCGTACCGGCGACGACATCGTCGACGCTCTGTGGGAACGCGGTGTGCCGGTGGCCAAGGTCATGCAACCGCACCGCCAGACCGAGATTGCGCAACTGGCGGCTCGCGGCTTCTTCGAGGACGTCGGGCATCCGGTCAACGCCCGAACGCCGCACAGCACCCTGCCGTTCACGTTCTCGCGCGGCCCGGAGCGCGTCCACACCGCGCCGGCTCCGCTACTCGGCCAGCACAATCACGAACTGCTGTCCGAGCTGGGACTCACCAACGACGAGATCGCCGAGCTTGAAGCGCAGGGCGTGATCGGACATGCCCCGGCGATGGGGCCCAGCAAGGCCAAGACGGGCTAG
- a CDS encoding enoyl-CoA hydratase/isomerase family protein produces MSENGSRPSPEELILYDKDPKTKIATITFNRPEYLNAPTSMARLRYADLLRAATVDNDVKVVVIRGVGDNLGSGADLPEFMEGYDNTDLRLAELRLEDDGVGEVNYPPSGTFRSGATISAWYANVQAGNRPLQELKKISIVEAKGYCYGWHFYQCADADLVISSDDALFGHPSFRYYGWGPRMWTWIQMMGLRKFQEMVFTGRPFTAAEMYDCNFLNKVVSRDQLEAEVDKYARACARNRPVDTVFQQKIFFEVYKQHQGEYMGSLLSAFFESMGSGVANDDSDDLDMMESIDSGLAAAVNDNDSKFPPDFRLSKSNRKKDT; encoded by the coding sequence ATGTCTGAGAACGGCAGTCGACCATCCCCCGAAGAGCTCATCCTCTACGACAAGGACCCGAAGACCAAGATCGCGACGATCACCTTCAATCGTCCCGAGTACCTCAACGCGCCCACGTCGATGGCGCGGCTGCGGTACGCCGATCTGCTGCGCGCGGCGACAGTCGACAATGACGTCAAGGTCGTCGTGATCCGCGGCGTCGGTGACAACCTCGGGAGCGGTGCCGACCTTCCGGAGTTCATGGAGGGGTACGACAACACCGACCTGCGGCTGGCCGAGTTGCGGCTGGAGGACGACGGCGTCGGCGAGGTCAACTATCCACCGTCGGGAACGTTCCGCAGCGGGGCGACAATCAGCGCGTGGTACGCGAATGTGCAGGCGGGCAATCGGCCACTGCAGGAGCTGAAGAAGATCAGCATCGTCGAGGCCAAGGGCTACTGCTACGGATGGCATTTCTACCAGTGCGCCGATGCGGATCTCGTGATCTCTTCCGATGACGCCCTGTTCGGGCACCCCTCGTTCCGTTACTACGGCTGGGGACCGCGCATGTGGACGTGGATCCAAATGATGGGCCTGCGCAAGTTCCAGGAGATGGTCTTCACCGGACGCCCGTTCACCGCCGCCGAGATGTACGACTGCAACTTCCTCAACAAGGTGGTGTCGCGGGATCAGCTCGAGGCTGAGGTCGACAAGTATGCGCGCGCGTGCGCGCGAAACCGGCCCGTCGACACGGTGTTCCAACAGAAGATCTTCTTCGAGGTCTACAAGCAGCACCAGGGCGAGTACATGGGCAGCCTGCTGTCCGCGTTCTTCGAGTCCATGGGTAGCGGTGTCGCCAACGACGATTCGGACGACCTCGACATGATGGAATCGATCGACAGCGGGCTGGCCGCCGCGGTCAACGACAACGACAGCAAGTTCCCGCCGGACTTCCGGTTGAGCAAATCGAACCGCAAGAAGGACACGTAG
- a CDS encoding M24 family metallopeptidase yields MAEEIIPDDLTLRTGRRERAIAAMDAHDLDVLVLGRQANVRYVTGAPQLWVAGTRPFAPICVLVRATGEIHLNSTWDEGIPEEIGHDHLYGLAWNPMNIIQVLKGIDGAATARRVGTDALSPSFAKLLPIAFPNAELVDAEVAMKAARRTKTPDEIRVLRSALGVAERGLAAAVSELAAGTTEQALNGVLMEAMTAGGYSTSATQDGAWITSPDHSWRVGRRDRRIAEGDLVAFAAGALADGYVGEVGRTWPVGDVPGADALFGRSNELWERLIDACRPGASAGDLLAAYDAAGEALPPIPVAHGLGLGFDPPVISPDLPQTSAHERLEPGTVLAVTAYVWERGVGAVFRRDAVLITDTGAEVLTASPSPAQAAAGIS; encoded by the coding sequence ATGGCTGAAGAGATCATCCCCGACGACCTCACCCTGCGCACCGGGCGGCGCGAGCGCGCCATCGCTGCAATGGACGCCCACGATCTCGACGTCCTGGTATTGGGTCGCCAGGCCAACGTCCGTTATGTGACCGGGGCGCCCCAACTCTGGGTCGCGGGCACCCGTCCGTTCGCGCCGATCTGCGTACTGGTGCGCGCCACCGGCGAGATCCACCTCAACAGCACCTGGGATGAGGGCATCCCCGAGGAGATCGGCCACGACCATCTCTACGGACTGGCCTGGAACCCCATGAACATCATCCAGGTGCTCAAGGGCATCGACGGCGCGGCGACCGCGCGTCGCGTCGGAACCGACGCCTTGTCACCGTCGTTCGCGAAGCTGCTACCGATCGCATTCCCCAACGCGGAACTCGTCGATGCCGAGGTGGCGATGAAGGCGGCCCGGCGGACCAAGACGCCCGACGAGATCCGGGTCTTGAGAAGCGCACTCGGCGTCGCCGAGCGCGGGCTCGCGGCGGCGGTGTCGGAGCTCGCGGCGGGCACCACCGAGCAGGCACTCAACGGCGTCCTCATGGAGGCGATGACCGCGGGTGGATACAGCACCTCGGCGACCCAGGACGGTGCATGGATCACGTCGCCCGACCACTCGTGGCGCGTCGGTCGGCGCGACCGCAGGATCGCCGAGGGGGACCTGGTGGCCTTCGCTGCCGGCGCGCTTGCCGACGGTTACGTCGGTGAGGTCGGCAGGACATGGCCCGTCGGTGACGTTCCCGGCGCCGATGCCCTCTTCGGTCGGTCGAATGAGCTGTGGGAGAGGCTGATCGACGCGTGCCGACCCGGCGCTTCGGCCGGCGATCTGCTTGCGGCCTACGACGCCGCAGGTGAGGCACTGCCGCCGATACCCGTGGCACACGGTCTCGGCCTCGGCTTCGACCCACCGGTGATCTCGCCCGACCTGCCGCAGACCTCGGCGCACGAGCGGCTCGAGCCGGGCACCGTGCTCGCCGTCACCGCCTACGTGTGGGAACGGGGCGTCGGTGCGGTGTTCCGCCGCGATGCCGTGCTCATCACCGACACCGGAGCCGAAGTGCTCACGGCCAGCCCGTCGCCGGCGCAGGCCGCGGCCGGAATCAGCTGA
- a CDS encoding M24 family metallopeptidase, with protein sequence MYRECGARLRDSMREKGVDALVLLGNGNVVYATGASWPLLDAGLSHVERPVAIVLADDEHPHLYMPFAEGSAFDTEIPADHVHGPLYLEFDEGVDHFAKVLASLVPTGASIAVDELTGAMRRAAERLFPAGPPTDAALVVGPAKLVKTVDQIAAVRRACRITEEALLDVQPLVAPGVTQMDLSARFVRRAFELGATTNMIEGIWQVMPTTRSSGAVWTTTGDLALPLLPTEKRLAKGDVLWTDISITFEGYCSDWGRTWVVGQDPTPEQNANFAKWRSILDAVLAVTKAGATAGDLARAAIAANGGTKPWLPHFYLGHGIGTNAAEMPMIGTDLGEQFDDNFVFPAGMLLVLEPVVWEDGTGGYRAEEIVVITEDGYQSITDYPYAPYGLS encoded by the coding sequence ATGTACCGCGAATGCGGCGCCCGACTGCGCGATTCCATGCGGGAAAAGGGCGTCGACGCGCTCGTGTTGCTCGGCAACGGCAACGTCGTGTACGCCACCGGCGCGAGCTGGCCTCTGCTCGATGCGGGGCTGTCCCACGTCGAGCGACCGGTCGCGATCGTGCTCGCCGACGATGAGCATCCGCACCTCTACATGCCGTTCGCCGAGGGCAGCGCGTTCGACACCGAGATTCCCGCGGACCACGTCCACGGTCCGCTGTACCTCGAATTCGACGAGGGTGTCGACCATTTCGCGAAGGTGCTCGCGAGCCTGGTCCCGACCGGTGCCTCCATCGCGGTCGACGAGCTCACCGGCGCGATGCGACGAGCCGCTGAACGGCTGTTCCCCGCTGGGCCGCCGACCGATGCCGCACTCGTTGTGGGTCCGGCCAAGCTGGTCAAGACCGTGGACCAGATCGCCGCTGTCAGAAGAGCCTGCCGCATCACCGAGGAGGCCCTCCTCGATGTCCAGCCGCTGGTCGCCCCGGGCGTGACCCAGATGGACCTCTCGGCGCGATTCGTACGGCGCGCCTTCGAGCTTGGCGCCACGACGAACATGATCGAGGGCATCTGGCAGGTGATGCCGACTACCCGTAGCAGCGGTGCGGTCTGGACGACCACCGGCGACCTGGCGCTGCCGCTGCTGCCCACCGAGAAGCGGTTGGCCAAGGGCGACGTGCTGTGGACCGACATCAGCATCACCTTCGAGGGGTACTGCTCCGATTGGGGCCGTACCTGGGTGGTGGGGCAGGACCCCACGCCCGAACAGAACGCGAATTTCGCCAAGTGGCGGTCGATTCTCGACGCCGTGCTCGCCGTGACGAAGGCAGGCGCCACGGCAGGCGACCTGGCACGCGCGGCAATTGCGGCCAACGGCGGCACCAAGCCGTGGCTGCCGCACTTCTACCTCGGCCACGGCATTGGCACCAACGCTGCCGAAATGCCGATGATCGGAACCGATCTCGGCGAGCAGTTCGACGATAACTTCGTGTTCCCGGCTGGCATGCTGCTCGTACTCGAGCCCGTCGTCTGGGAGGACGGCACCGGCGGCTACCGCGCTGAGGAGATCGTGGTCATCACCGAGGACGGATACCAGTCCATCACCGATTACCCCTACGCGCCCTACGGACTGAGTTGA
- a CDS encoding amidohydrolase family protein, which translates to MSTPTATGSPTHPPTTTLYPPEGFGAPKNRQGHASADGLTGLPKGTEIFSADNHISVADDIFYERFPEELKGAAPRIWYEDGAYMVGMKGKAWTGGDFGRVLMQYDDLAGAASNNIEARIRELKEDGIDTELAFPNAVLALFHYPDKSLRERVFRIYNEHIADLQERSNGHFYGVGLINWWDPKGTRSTLEELKALGLKTFLLPLNPGKDDEGNIYDYGSTDMDAVWDEIEASGVPVSHHIGETPPKTPCQNNSVVVGMMVNVDSFREQFAKYVFSGILDRHPSLKIGWFEGGIAWVPTALQDAEHMLASYRHMFNHELQHDVRHYWDNHMCASFMVDPLGLQLIDRIGVDNVMWSSDYPHNESTFGYSEKSLATVVEAVGPEDAVKIVSTNIKKFLGIS; encoded by the coding sequence ATGTCTACCCCGACAGCTACAGGATCGCCCACCCACCCCCCGACGACCACCCTCTATCCGCCGGAGGGCTTCGGTGCTCCCAAGAACCGGCAGGGACACGCCTCAGCGGACGGCTTAACCGGGCTTCCCAAGGGCACCGAGATCTTCTCCGCCGACAACCACATCTCGGTCGCCGACGACATTTTCTACGAGCGATTTCCCGAGGAGCTCAAGGGTGCGGCGCCGCGCATCTGGTACGAGGACGGCGCGTACATGGTCGGCATGAAAGGCAAGGCCTGGACAGGTGGCGACTTCGGACGCGTGCTCATGCAGTACGACGACCTCGCCGGCGCCGCCTCCAACAACATCGAAGCGCGCATCCGCGAGCTCAAAGAGGACGGCATCGACACGGAGCTGGCCTTCCCGAACGCGGTGCTGGCGTTGTTCCACTACCCCGACAAGTCCCTGCGCGAGCGCGTGTTTCGGATTTACAACGAACACATCGCCGACCTGCAGGAGCGATCCAATGGCCACTTCTACGGCGTCGGTCTGATCAACTGGTGGGATCCCAAGGGCACCAGGAGCACCCTCGAGGAATTGAAAGCCCTTGGGCTCAAGACATTCCTGCTGCCGTTGAATCCCGGCAAGGACGATGAGGGCAACATCTACGACTACGGCAGCACCGACATGGATGCGGTGTGGGACGAGATCGAGGCTTCCGGCGTCCCGGTCAGCCACCACATCGGGGAGACGCCACCCAAGACGCCGTGCCAGAACAACAGTGTCGTGGTGGGCATGATGGTCAACGTCGACTCCTTCCGCGAACAATTCGCCAAGTACGTGTTCTCCGGAATCCTCGACCGGCATCCGTCACTGAAGATCGGCTGGTTCGAGGGTGGGATCGCCTGGGTGCCAACCGCACTGCAGGACGCCGAGCACATGCTGGCTTCCTACCGGCACATGTTCAACCACGAACTGCAACACGACGTCCGCCACTACTGGGACAACCACATGTGTGCCTCGTTCATGGTCGATCCGCTCGGCCTCCAGCTCATCGACCGCATCGGAGTCGACAACGTGATGTGGTCGTCGGACTACCCACACAACGAGAGCACCTTCGGCTACAGCGAGAAGTCGTTGGCCACGGTCGTCGAAGCCGTAGGCCCTGAGGATGCGGTGAAGATCGTGTCCACCAACATCAAGAAATTCCTGGGTATCTCGTGA
- a CDS encoding cytochrome P450, with translation MSETLATEHVSAEVPEYPMERADRCPFAPPLPMLEMGEAKPLSRVRIWNGTTPWLITGHEVARALFADSRVSVDDRREGFPHWNEHMLSTVNKRPRSVFTSDAEEHTRFRRMLSKPFTFKRVEALRTAIQEVTDECIDDILAGPQPADIVAKLALPVPTKVISEMLGVPYEDHEFFQHHANVGLARYASAEEGQKGAMSLHKYLIDLVEKKMENPSEDAVSDLAERVTAGEISVKEAAQLGTGLLIAGHETTANMIGIGVLALLENPEQAALLRDSDDPKFIANAAEELMRYLSIIQNGQRRVAIEDIEIAGETIRAGEGIIIDLAPANWDATAYPEPDKLDFTRDAGQQLGFGYGRHQCVGQQLARAELQIVFHTLLRRIPTLKLAIPFDEVPFKHDRLAYGVYELPVTF, from the coding sequence ATGTCAGAGACCCTTGCCACAGAACACGTTTCGGCCGAGGTCCCCGAATACCCGATGGAACGGGCCGATCGCTGCCCCTTCGCCCCGCCGCTGCCGATGCTCGAGATGGGCGAGGCCAAGCCGCTGTCCCGGGTGCGGATCTGGAACGGCACCACACCGTGGCTGATCACCGGCCACGAGGTGGCACGGGCGCTGTTCGCGGATTCGCGCGTCAGCGTCGACGACCGGCGTGAGGGCTTCCCGCACTGGAACGAGCACATGCTGTCGACGGTGAACAAGCGGCCACGGTCGGTATTCACCTCCGACGCCGAGGAGCACACCCGGTTCCGCCGGATGCTGTCAAAGCCGTTCACGTTCAAGCGTGTCGAGGCCCTGCGCACGGCCATCCAGGAAGTCACCGACGAGTGCATCGACGACATCCTGGCCGGGCCCCAACCCGCCGACATCGTCGCCAAACTCGCGCTGCCGGTGCCGACGAAGGTCATCAGCGAGATGCTCGGCGTTCCCTACGAGGACCACGAATTCTTCCAGCATCACGCCAACGTCGGGCTGGCTCGCTACGCGTCCGCGGAAGAAGGCCAGAAGGGGGCCATGAGCCTCCACAAGTACCTGATCGATCTGGTCGAGAAGAAGATGGAAAACCCATCCGAAGACGCGGTTTCCGACCTGGCCGAACGGGTGACCGCGGGCGAGATCAGCGTCAAGGAGGCTGCTCAGCTGGGCACCGGCCTGTTGATCGCAGGCCACGAGACGACCGCGAACATGATCGGCATCGGTGTGCTCGCCCTGCTGGAGAACCCCGAACAGGCTGCGCTCCTTCGTGATTCCGACGACCCCAAGTTCATCGCCAATGCCGCCGAAGAGCTGATGCGGTACCTGTCGATCATCCAGAACGGTCAGCGCCGGGTGGCCATCGAGGACATCGAGATCGCCGGAGAGACCATTCGCGCCGGCGAGGGGATCATCATCGACCTGGCCCCGGCGAACTGGGACGCGACCGCCTATCCCGAACCGGACAAACTCGACTTCACCCGCGATGCCGGTCAGCAGCTCGGCTTCGGCTACGGCCGGCATCAGTGCGTCGGGCAGCAGCTCGCGCGCGCCGAACTGCAGATCGTGTTCCACACGCTGCTGCGCCGTATCCCCACGCTCAAGCTGGCGATCCCGTTCGACGAGGTGCCCTTCAAACACGACCGCCTCGCCTACGGGGTCTACGAACTTCCGGTGACCTTCTAG
- a CDS encoding ferredoxin, producing the protein MRVSVDQDKCVSSGMCVMNASDVFDQRDDDGVVELLITEPGPDQAEGTRKAAAACPALAIHIEE; encoded by the coding sequence GTGAGGGTGAGTGTCGACCAGGACAAGTGCGTGTCCTCCGGGATGTGCGTCATGAACGCGAGTGACGTCTTTGACCAGCGTGACGACGACGGCGTCGTCGAGCTTCTCATCACCGAACCCGGTCCCGATCAAGCCGAAGGAACCCGAAAGGCCGCCGCGGCCTGCCCAGCGTTGGCCATTCACATCGAGGAATGA
- a CDS encoding TetR/AcrR family transcriptional regulator: MTTASRTVRTERASITREAILAAAERLFAEHGVYAVSNRQVSEAAGQGNNAAVGYHFGTKTDLVRAIEQKHRVPMERMLARMVADTADSTDLRDWIACLVCSLTDHLDQLGNPTWYARFAAQALADPAYQKIVVKDALASPSVLLVVQGITRCLPDLPMTVVTERNIMVRNLMMHTCADFERAFAEGAHISSMPRTTWSSVASGLIDAIVGLWQAPITERP, encoded by the coding sequence GTGACCACAGCCAGCAGGACCGTTCGCACCGAGCGCGCCAGCATCACGCGCGAGGCGATCCTTGCTGCCGCCGAGCGGTTGTTCGCCGAACACGGTGTTTACGCCGTTTCCAATAGGCAGGTCAGCGAGGCGGCCGGGCAGGGAAACAACGCCGCGGTCGGCTACCACTTCGGCACCAAGACCGACCTCGTGCGCGCGATCGAGCAGAAGCATCGCGTGCCCATGGAGCGAATGCTGGCGCGAATGGTCGCCGACACGGCCGACTCGACCGACCTGCGGGACTGGATTGCATGTTTGGTGTGCTCACTCACCGATCACCTCGATCAGCTCGGTAACCCGACCTGGTATGCGCGTTTCGCCGCCCAGGCACTCGCCGACCCGGCCTACCAGAAGATCGTGGTGAAGGACGCGCTGGCTTCGCCGTCGGTGCTGTTGGTCGTGCAGGGCATCACGCGCTGCCTGCCCGACCTGCCGATGACCGTCGTCACCGAACGCAACATCATGGTCCGCAACCTGATGATGCACACCTGCGCCGACTTCGAGCGCGCCTTCGCCGAGGGTGCCCACATTTCGTCGATGCCCCGCACCACGTGGAGCTCGGTCGCATCCGGTCTCATCGACGCGATCGTCGGACTGTGGCAGGCGCCCATCACGGAGCGACCGTGA
- a CDS encoding alpha/beta fold hydrolase: MANSRFTDSGDARIHYLDSGGDDRGAPVVFVPGMTCVAEDYAEVLSQFGRRTVVIDLRGHGRSSAPVSGYDATTLSTDVGAVVDAVTDGPVHMVTFSRGTTYALTWAIANFERIRSVAIGDYVPEEKVLTPEMSRRLLAGRWRGTPVSERLDVDAANKTFLAAQERSMWGRLAREQLPLLAVRSRERLLVGDAQWSRYRTLFPHAQLVDFPDSPHDIFRPDRGRYPRLVAEHADRADEGR, from the coding sequence ATGGCCAACTCGCGGTTCACCGACAGCGGCGACGCCCGGATCCACTACCTCGACTCCGGCGGCGACGACCGTGGCGCTCCCGTGGTCTTCGTGCCCGGCATGACGTGCGTGGCCGAGGACTACGCCGAAGTCCTGTCCCAGTTCGGCCGCAGAACCGTCGTGATCGACCTGCGGGGCCATGGTCGCAGCAGCGCTCCTGTGAGCGGATATGACGCGACGACCTTGAGCACCGACGTCGGCGCGGTGGTCGACGCCGTCACCGACGGACCGGTCCACATGGTGACGTTCTCCCGTGGCACGACCTACGCGCTGACGTGGGCGATCGCGAACTTCGAACGCATTCGCTCCGTAGCGATCGGCGACTACGTACCCGAGGAGAAGGTGCTGACTCCCGAGATGTCGCGCCGGCTGCTCGCCGGTCGCTGGCGCGGGACGCCGGTGAGCGAGCGGCTCGACGTGGACGCCGCCAACAAGACGTTTCTCGCCGCGCAGGAGCGGTCGATGTGGGGTCGTCTTGCCCGAGAACAACTTCCGCTGCTCGCCGTTCGCAGCCGCGAACGCCTTCTGGTGGGCGATGCCCAGTGGTCGCGATACCGGACGCTGTTCCCGCACGCGCAGTTGGTCGATTTCCCCGACTCGCCCCATGACATCTTTCGGCCCGACCGCGGCCGATATCCCCGACTGGTGGCCGAACATGCCGACCGCGCCGACGAGGGCCGCTAG
- a CDS encoding SDR family NAD(P)-dependent oxidoreductase yields MTDELAGKVAIVTGGASGLGEGLARRFAAEGAKVLIGDVDTDSGAALAAEIGDNALFVEADVSDVDQVSGLVATAVDRFGGLHVMVNNAGVSGTMHRRFLDDDLADFHKVMAVNVLAVMAGTRDAAKHMSQHGGGSIINLTSIGGIQAGGGVMTYRASKAAVIQFTKSAAIELAHYEIRVNAIAPGNIRTAIVRKSATGEDLEKLEQFEAKIREQMRNDRPLKREGTMEDVAEAALYFATDRSRYVTGTVLPIDGGTSAGKVIARKPKSD; encoded by the coding sequence ATGACGGACGAACTGGCCGGCAAGGTCGCGATCGTCACCGGGGGCGCGTCGGGTCTTGGGGAAGGGCTGGCACGTCGGTTCGCCGCCGAGGGCGCCAAGGTACTGATCGGCGACGTCGACACCGACAGCGGCGCCGCACTCGCCGCGGAGATCGGGGACAACGCCCTCTTTGTCGAAGCCGACGTGTCCGACGTCGATCAGGTGAGCGGACTGGTGGCGACGGCCGTCGACCGTTTCGGTGGCCTGCACGTCATGGTCAACAATGCTGGGGTGTCGGGCACGATGCACCGGCGGTTCCTCGACGACGATCTCGCCGACTTCCACAAGGTGATGGCGGTCAACGTTCTAGCGGTGATGGCGGGAACGCGCGATGCCGCCAAACACATGTCGCAACACGGCGGCGGCTCGATCATCAACCTGACGTCGATCGGCGGCATCCAGGCCGGCGGTGGTGTGATGACATACCGGGCATCGAAGGCCGCCGTCATCCAGTTCACCAAGTCGGCGGCAATCGAGTTGGCCCACTACGAGATTCGGGTCAACGCCATCGCGCCCGGCAACATCCGCACCGCGATCGTCCGCAAGTCGGCGACGGGGGAGGACCTCGAGAAGCTGGAACAGTTCGAGGCGAAGATCCGAGAACAGATGCGCAACGATCGGCCGCTCAAGCGTGAGGGCACGATGGAGGACGTCGCCGAAGCAGCGCTGTACTTCGCCACCGACCGCTCACGCTATGTCACCGGCACCGTCCTACCGATCGACGGCGGCACGTCCGCCGGCAAGGTGATCGCGCGTAAGCCCAAGTCCGACTAG